The sequence TGCGGCCTCAACCACGGTGATCTCGCTGCGATATACTCGTTGAATTATGTCTAGTCGTTTCTCGTCTTTCATTGTCAGGGTTGTCATCCTTCCACCCTGACATAATTACGTTGCCGTTAACCCCTGACATAATCACTTTGCTACAACACCGAGTAGTTAAGTACCTTGACTCGCAGTAGGTAATCAGTTAGTTTCGGGCAGTTCAAAATACATTTCCCAAAAATAGCCTAAGGAGTCGCGCACATCGAAAGACACCCTTAGGCTATTTTTGCGCGTGAGGAGATCATGGCTGAATATAAATTTGTAAAGGTGCCGAAGGACGGCGCCAGGATCACTATGGGGCCGAACAGGAAGCTGAACGTTCCCGACAACCCGATCATTCCCTTCATCGAAGGCGACGGCACGGGCCGCGATATCTGGCGCGCCGCGGTGCGAGTCTTCGACGCCGCGGTGCAAAAAGCCTACGGCGGCAAGAAGAAAATCCATTGGATGGAAGTCTATGCCGGCGAGAAGTCCTTCAAGCAGTATGGCAGCTGGTTGCACGAAGAAACCGTGCCGGCCTTCGTCGAGTTTTTCGTCGGCATCAAAGGGCCGCTGACCACCCCCATTGGTGGAGGTATGACCTCGCTTAACGTCGCTTTACGAAAGCTTTTGGACTTGTACGTCTGTCAACGGCCGATTCAATATTTCACTGGCGTGCCTTCGCCGGTGAAGCATCCCGAGCATGTCGACATGGTGGTCTTCCGCGAGAACACCGAAGATATTTATACCGGTATCGAATTTCCCAATCGCAGCGAAGCCAACGCCAAGTTCAAATCCCTGCTCAAAGAAAATTTTCCCCAAGACTACGCCAAGATTCGTTTCCCCGACTCGGCCGGCATCGGCATCAAACCGGTTTCAGTCGAAGGCACCGAGCGCTTGGTGCGGGCGGCGATTCAGTGGTCGCTCAAGAACAAGCGTAAGAACGTCAACTTCGTGCACAAGGGCAACATCATGAAATACACCGAGGGCGCCTTTGCCGAATGGGGCTACGCCCTCGGTAAGCGAGAATTTCGTAACGACATCGTCACCGAACGGGAATCTTGGATCTTAGGGAACAAGGAAGCCAAACCGAACATCAGTAATGAGGACAACGCCAAGGCGATTGACCCTGGTTTCGACATGATGTCGCCGTCGCAGCAGGGCGATATTAAGAAAGAAGTCGAAGAGGCCTTGAAACTTTGGCCGACCCACGGCGACGGCAAATGGAAGAGCAAGCTCATGCTCAAGGACTCCATCGCCGACGTCACCTTGCAGTTCGTCTTGATCCGCCCGAAAGACTATGACGTCATCGCCACCATGAACTTGAACGGCGATTATATCTCCGACGCCTTGGCCGCGCAGGTCGGCGGTATCGGCATCGCGCCTGGCGCGAATATCAATTACGACACCGGTCATGCGGTATTCGAAGCGACCCACGGCACGGCGCCGAAGTACGCCGATCTCGACAAGGTAAATCCGGGCTCGGTAATTCTTTCCGGCGAGATGATGTTCCGCTACATGGGCTGGAACGAAGCGGCGGACTTGATCATCAAGGGGATCGAAGGAGCGGTCAAAGCCCAGACAGTAACCTACGATTTCGAGCGCTTGATGCCGGGTTCTAAGTTGGTCAGCTGTTCAGGTTTTGGCGATGCGATCATCGCCAATTTTTAACTTTTGCTTTAATCTTTATTATAGGAAAAGAAATGGCTAGGAAAAAAATCGCTTTAATCGGCGCCGGCAACATCGGCGGCTCGATGGCCCACTTGGCCTTGCTCAAAGGTTTGGGCGACGTGGTGCTTTTTGACGTGGTCGACGGCTTGCCCCAAGGCAAAGCCCTCGACTTGTCCCACGCCGGACCGGTGGAAGGTTTCGACGGCAACGTGCTCGGCACCAATAAGTACGAAGACATCGCCGGCGCCGATGTCTGTATCGTAACCGCCGGTATCGCCCGCAAACCGGGCATGAGCCGCGACGACTTGCTGGGCACCAACTCCAAGATACTCTCGTCGGTGGCCGATGGTATTAAAAAGCATGCGCCCAATTCATTGGTCATCGTCATCACCAATCCGTTGGATGCGATGGTGACGCTGATGCAGCGCGCTCTGGGATTCCCCAAGAATCGCGTGGTCGGCCAATCGGGAATTCTCGATTCGGCGCGCTACCGTTCGTTCATCGCCAAAGAACTCAATGTCTCGGTGAAGAGCGTGCAGGCGATGGTGCTCGGCGGCCATGGCGACGACATGGTTCCGGTGCGTAGCACTTGTTTAATCGGCGGCGTGCCGGTGGAAAAATTGATTGCATCGGCGCGCTTGGACGAAATCGAAGCGCGGGTGCGCAACGCCGGTGGTGAAGTGGTCGCTTTACTCAAAACTGGCTCGGCTTATTTCTCACCCGCTTCGGCGGCGATCCAGATGACCGAAGCGTTTCTCTTCGACAAAAAAGAAATTCTTCCCTGCGCTGCATTGCTCGAAGGCGAGTATGGTGTCAGCGGTTATTATTTCTGCGTGCCGGTGCAGATCGGCGCTGGCGGCGTGGAAAAGGTCATCGAAGTCAATTTGAGCGACGCCGATAAAAAAGCTTTCAGCGTTTCCCTCGATCACGTCAAAGATATCGTCCAAGCGATGAACCGCGTGCTGGGCGTAGCGTAATAACAGACAGAGATAGAGACAGAGACAGAAGCTCCGCCAAGTCTCTGTCTCAAATCTCTGTCTCTATCTCCCCAATGAACATCCACGAATTTCAGGCCAAGGAAATCCTTAAACGCTTCGGTGTTTTGGTTCCGCGCGGTATCGTCGCGTCGACGCCGGAGGCTGCCAAAGCGGCGGCGAAGGAGCTTGGCGGCGGCGTTTGCGTCGTCAAGGCGCAGCTTCACGCCGGTGGCCGCGGCAAAGGCGGTGGCGTCAAAGTCGTGAAGAACGCGGAGGAAGCGGCCGAGAGCGCCCGCGACATGCTCGGCAAAAACTTGATAACCCATCAAACTGGACCCGAAGGGCGCCAGGTGCGCCGGGTGTTGGTCGAGCAAGGTTTGAAGATCGAGCGCGAACTCTATCTCGCGATGGCCCTCGACCGCGCTCAGTCGCGGGTGACAGTAATTTGTTCCAGCGAAGGCGGCGTCGAGATCGAACAGGTCGCCGACAAACAGCCGGAAAAGATTTTACGCGAAATCATCGACCCGGTGATCGGCTTGGCCGGCTTTCAGTGCCGGCGCGTCGCCCTAGCGCTTGGCATTCCCGCCGCTTTGACCGGTAAATTCGTCGGCGTTATGCAGGGACTCTATCGTGCCTTCGAGGAGTGCGACGCGTCGTTGGCGGAAATCAATCCGCTGATTATTACCGCAGACGGTCAAGTGATGGCCCTCGACGCCAAGATGAACTTCGACAGCAACGCGTTCTTTCGCCAGAAAGAGATTGTCGCATTGCGCGATCTCGATGAAGAAGACCCGCGCGAAGTCGAAGCGAGCAAGTACGATCTGTCTTACATTTCACTCGACGGTAACATCGCCTGCATGGTCAACGGCGCCGGCTTGGCGATGGCGACCATGGATATCATCAAAGTTTACGGTGGCGAGCCGGCCAATTTTCTCGACGTCGGCGGCGGCGCCGACAAGAAAAAAGTCGCCCAGGCGTTTAAAATATTGCTCGCCGATCCTCGCGTGCGCGGCGTGCTAATCAATATTTTCGGCGGCATCATGCGCTGCGACGTGCTTGCCCAAGGCGTCGTTGATGCGGCGCGTGAGTTGAAAATCACCGTGCCCTTGGTGGTGCGCATGCAGGGCACCAATGTCGAGCAGGGTAGAAAGATTCTCACCGAATCCGGCCTGACGATCATTTCCGCGGAGACCATGGCGGAAGCGGCGGAGAAGATCGTCAAGGTGGTCAAGGGCGGCAAGGGATAAAGGGTCAGGGGCAAGCGAGCGAAGAGCTGAAATCACTTCATGTCAATTCTAGTTAACAAATCGACTCGTGTGCTGACCCAGGGCATAACCGGAGACACGGGCCGGTTTCACACCAAGGCGTGCAAAGAGTACGGTACCCAGATGGTTGCCGGGGTAACGCCGGGCAAGGGCGGCTCGGCTTACGAAGGGATTCCGGTCTTCGATACCGTCGAGCGCGCGGTCAAAGAGACCGGCGCCAATGCGACGGTGATCTACGTGCCGCCGCCGTTTGCCGCCGATGCGATTCTCGAAGCGGCGGATGCGAATATTCCATTGATCATTTGCATCACCGAAGGCGTCCCGGTGCGAGATATGGTCAAGGTGAAACGCTACCTCGCCGGGCGCAACTCGCAGTTGCTTGGCCCCAATTGTCCTGGCACCATCACGCCGGGACAGTGCAAGATCGGCATTATGCCCGGCCGCATTCACAAGCCGGGAACCATCGGCGTGGTCTCGCGTAGCGGTACGCTCACCTATGAAGCGGTCGATCAATTGACTCGCTTGGGTTTGGGTCAATCGACCTGCGTCGGCATCGGCGGCGATCCGGTGCATGGATTCGAGTTCCTCGACGTGCTTAAATTATTTAACGACGATCCCGAAACCGAGGCAGTGGTGATGATCGGCGAGATCGGCGGCAGCGCCGAAGAGGAAGCCGCCGATTGGATCAAGGCGAACATGAAGAAGCCGGTGGCCGGATTCATCGCCGGGCAGACCGCGCCGCCGGGAAAAAGAATGGGCCACGCCGGCGCGATCATCTCCGGCGGCAAGGGCACGGCAAAAGAAAAAATCGCAGCGATGACACAG is a genomic window of Deltaproteobacteria bacterium containing:
- the sucD gene encoding succinate--CoA ligase subunit alpha yields the protein MSILVNKSTRVLTQGITGDTGRFHTKACKEYGTQMVAGVTPGKGGSAYEGIPVFDTVERAVKETGANATVIYVPPPFAADAILEAADANIPLIICITEGVPVRDMVKVKRYLAGRNSQLLGPNCPGTITPGQCKIGIMPGRIHKPGTIGVVSRSGTLTYEAVDQLTRLGLGQSTCVGIGGDPVHGFEFLDVLKLFNDDPETEAVVMIGEIGGSAEEEAADWIKANMKKPVAGFIAGQTAPPGKRMGHAGAIISGGKGTAKEKIAAMTQAGIRMASSPATIGRTMQEALGK
- a CDS encoding NADP-dependent isocitrate dehydrogenase, with product MAEYKFVKVPKDGARITMGPNRKLNVPDNPIIPFIEGDGTGRDIWRAAVRVFDAAVQKAYGGKKKIHWMEVYAGEKSFKQYGSWLHEETVPAFVEFFVGIKGPLTTPIGGGMTSLNVALRKLLDLYVCQRPIQYFTGVPSPVKHPEHVDMVVFRENTEDIYTGIEFPNRSEANAKFKSLLKENFPQDYAKIRFPDSAGIGIKPVSVEGTERLVRAAIQWSLKNKRKNVNFVHKGNIMKYTEGAFAEWGYALGKREFRNDIVTERESWILGNKEAKPNISNEDNAKAIDPGFDMMSPSQQGDIKKEVEEALKLWPTHGDGKWKSKLMLKDSIADVTLQFVLIRPKDYDVIATMNLNGDYISDALAAQVGGIGIAPGANINYDTGHAVFEATHGTAPKYADLDKVNPGSVILSGEMMFRYMGWNEAADLIIKGIEGAVKAQTVTYDFERLMPGSKLVSCSGFGDAIIANF
- the mdh gene encoding malate dehydrogenase, producing the protein MARKKIALIGAGNIGGSMAHLALLKGLGDVVLFDVVDGLPQGKALDLSHAGPVEGFDGNVLGTNKYEDIAGADVCIVTAGIARKPGMSRDDLLGTNSKILSSVADGIKKHAPNSLVIVITNPLDAMVTLMQRALGFPKNRVVGQSGILDSARYRSFIAKELNVSVKSVQAMVLGGHGDDMVPVRSTCLIGGVPVEKLIASARLDEIEARVRNAGGEVVALLKTGSAYFSPASAAIQMTEAFLFDKKEILPCAALLEGEYGVSGYYFCVPVQIGAGGVEKVIEVNLSDADKKAFSVSLDHVKDIVQAMNRVLGVA
- a CDS encoding ADP-forming succinate--CoA ligase subunit beta — encoded protein: MNIHEFQAKEILKRFGVLVPRGIVASTPEAAKAAAKELGGGVCVVKAQLHAGGRGKGGGVKVVKNAEEAAESARDMLGKNLITHQTGPEGRQVRRVLVEQGLKIERELYLAMALDRAQSRVTVICSSEGGVEIEQVADKQPEKILREIIDPVIGLAGFQCRRVALALGIPAALTGKFVGVMQGLYRAFEECDASLAEINPLIITADGQVMALDAKMNFDSNAFFRQKEIVALRDLDEEDPREVEASKYDLSYISLDGNIACMVNGAGLAMATMDIIKVYGGEPANFLDVGGGADKKKVAQAFKILLADPRVRGVLINIFGGIMRCDVLAQGVVDAARELKITVPLVVRMQGTNVEQGRKILTESGLTIISAETMAEAAEKIVKVVKGGKG